The following coding sequences are from one Peromyscus eremicus chromosome X, PerEre_H2_v1, whole genome shotgun sequence window:
- the Zfx gene encoding zinc finger X-chromosomal protein, translated as MDEDGLELQPQAPNSFFDATGAGATHMDGDQIVVEVQETVFVSDVVDSDITVHNFVPDDPDSVVIQDVIEDVVIEDVQCPDIMDEADVSETVIIPEQVLDSDVTEEVSLTHCTVPDDVLASEITSASIAMPEHVLTSESIHVSDVAHVEHVVHDGVVEAEIVTDPLAADVVSEEVLVADCASEAVIDANGIPVGQQDDDKNNCEDYLMISLDDAGKIEHDGSSGLTMDTEPEIDPCKVDGTCPEVIKVYIFKADPGEDDLGGTVDIVESEPENDHGVELLDPNNSIRVPREKMVYMAVNDSQQEDEDINVAEIADEVYMEVIVGEDDAAAAAAVHEQQIEDNEMKTFMPIAWAAAYGNNSDGIENRNGTASALLHIDESAGLGRLAKQKPKKRRRPDSRQYQTAIIIGPDGHPLTVYPCMICGKKFKSRGFLKRHMKNHPEHLAKKKYRCTDCDYTTNKKISLHNHLESHKLTSKTEKAIECDECGKHFSHAGALFTHKMVHKEKGANKMHKCKFCEYETAEQGLLNRHLLAVHSKNFPHICVECGKGFRHPSELKKHMRIHTGEKPYECQYCEYRSADSSNLKTHVKTKHSKEMPFKCDVCLLTFSDTKEVQQHALIHQESKTHQCLHCDHKSSNSSDLKRHIISVHTKDYPHKCDMCDKGFHRPSELKKHVAAHKGKKMHQCRHCDFKIADPFVLSRHILSVHTKDLPFRCKRCRKGFRQQSELKKHMKTHSGRKVYQCEYCEYSTTDASGFKRHVISIHTKDYPHRCEYCKKGFRRPSEKNQHIMRHHKEVGLP; from the exons ATGGATGAAGATGGACTTGAATTACAACCACAGGCGCCAAACTCATTTTTTGATGCAACAG GAGCTGGTGCTACACACATGGATGGTGATCAGATTGTTGTGGAAGTACAAGAAACGGTTTTTGTGTCCGATGTTGTGGATTCAGACATAACCGTGCATAACTTTGTTCCTGACGACCCAGACTCAGTTGTGATTCAAGATGTTATTGAGGACGTTGTTATAGAAGATGTCCAGTGTCCAGATATCATGGACGAAGCAGATGTATCCGAAACAGTCATCATCCCAGAGCAAGTGCTGGACTCAGATGTAACTGAAGAGGTTTCTTTAACACACTGCACAGTTCCAGATGATGTCTTAGCTTCTGAAATTACTTCAGCCTCAATAGCTATGCCTGAACATGTCTTGACAAGTGAATCTATACATGTGTCTGACGTTGCTCACGTTGAACATGTGGTTCATGATGGTGTAGTGGAAGCAGAAATCGTCACTGATCCTCTGGCCGCCGATGTTGTTTCAGAAGAAGTGTTGGTAGCAGACTGTGCCTCTGAAGCAGTCATAGATGCCAATGGGATCCccgtgggccagcaagatgatgACAAAAACAACTGTGAGGACTACCTTATGATTTCCT TGGATGATGCTGGCAAAATAGAACATGATGGTTCATCTGGACTGACCATGGACACGGAACCTGAAATTGATCCTTGTAAAGTGGATGGCACTTGCCCTGAAGTCATCAAGGTGTACATTTTTAAAGCTGATCCTGGAGAAGATGACTTAG GTGGAACTGTAGACATTGTGGAAAGTGAGCCTGAGAATGATCATGGAGTTGAACTACTTGATCCAAACAATAGTATTCGTGTTCCCAGGGAAAAGATGGTTTATATGGCTGTTAATGACTCTCAGCAAGAAGATGAAGATATAA ATGTTGCTGAAATTGCCGACGAAGTTTATATGGAAGTGATTGTTGGGGAGGATGATGCTGCAGCCGCAGCCGCAGTGCATGAACAACAAATAGAAGACAATGAAATGAAAACCTTCATGCCAATTGCATGGGCAGCTGCTTATG GTAATAATTCTGATGGAATTGAAAACCGGAATGGCACTGCAAGTGCCCTCTTGCACATAGATGAGTCTGCTGGCCTCGGCAGACTGgctaaacaaaaaccaaagaaaaggagaagaccTGATTCCAGGCAGTACCAAACAG CAATAATTATCGGCCCAGATGGACATCCCCTGACTGTCTACCCTTGCATGATTTGTGGAAAGAAGTTTAAATCGAGAGGTTTCTTGAAAAGGCACATGAAAAACCACCCTGAACACCTTGCCAAGAAGAAGTACCGCTGTACTGACTGTGACTACACTACCAACAAGAAGATAAGTTTACATAATCACCTGGAGAGCCACAAGCTGACCAGCAAGACAGAGAAGGCCATAGAATGTGATGAGTGTGGAAAGCATTTCTCTCACGCTGGGGCTTTGTTTACTCATAAAATGGTGCATAAAGAAAAAGGAGCCAACAAAATGCACAAGTGTAAATTCTGTGAATACGAAACAGCTGAACAAGGCTTATTGAATCGCCACCTTTTGGCAGTCCACAGCAAGAACTTTCCTCACATTTGTGTAGAGTGTGGCAAAGGTTTCCGCCACCCATCAGAGCTCAAAAAGCACATGCGAATCCATACTggggagaagccctatgaatgccAGTACTGCGAATACAGGTCTGCAGACTCCTCTAACTTGAAAACACATGTAAAGACTAAGCATAGTAAAGAGATGCCGTTCAAGTGTGACGTTTGTCTTCTGACTTTCTCAGATACCAAAGAGGTGCAACAACATGCTCTTATCCATCAAGAGAGCAAAACACACCAGTGTTTGCATTGCGACCACAAGAGTTCGAACTCAAGTGATTTGAAGCGACACATAATTTCAGTTCACACAAAGGACTATCCTCATAAGTGTGACATGTGTGATAAAGGCTTTCACAGGCCATCAGAACTCAAGAAACATGTGGCTGCCCACAAGGGTAAAAAAATGCACCAGTGTAGACATTGTGACTTTAAGATTGCAGATCCATTTGTACTAAGTCGCCATATTCTCTCGGTTCATACAAAGGACCTTCCATTTAGGTGTAAGAGATGTAGAAAGGGATTTCGGCAACAGAGTGAGCTTAAAAAGCATATGAAGACGCACAGTGGCCGGAAAGTGTATCAGTGTGAGTACTGTGAATATAGCACTACAGATGCCTCAGGCTTTAAGCGGCACGTTATCTCCATTCATACGAAAGACTATCCTCACCGCTGTGAGTACTGCAAGAAAGGATTTCGAAGACCCTCGGAAAAGAACCAGCACATAATGCGACATCATAAAGAAGTTGGCCTGCCCTAA